The genomic DNA CAGGGCAACTTTGCAAGAAGTAGATAGATAAAGCCAAGGTAACTGATGAAGTTTCATAGCCGACAAAGAGCAAACCTAGCACGAAATCAAGAATTTGCTCTGTTGAAAGATTCGAATGCTTCAAAACCCACCCCAGAACATCCTCCTCCTCCATGTCTTCTGCTCCATCTTTCATTTTTCGGAttctctctttcatttctttctcaATGAATTTCAGGACAGTTGATCGAGACTGCCAAATAGAACAACCAAATTAGCCAAACAAGAAGAAACTAAATAAGTGATTAATGAGGTTCCCAGATGAACTACCTGTAAGGCCTTTCTGTAAGCACATCCAGGCAAATTTAAAGGTGCAGATACAACTCCTTTCATGAAAGTAAGATATTCTCTTCTTAAGAGCTCAGTCTCAGGCTTTCCAGGGTCCATGCTCATAGTATGTTTCGCCATTATATTGAAAGTAAACTGCAGTACCCATTTTCTTAAAATTGTTAagcttattaaaaaaaaaagtcaaaaaattatattcaaagtcTGAAAAGAAGTTAACCCTCTTGGCTTCGTCTTGGGCAGAGAATACAGAATTATCCTTCCATGCATTCAAAACAAGAAAGGTATTTTTTTCCACTTCTCTTAATAGACGAGTCCTCAGCATGGTGTGGGTCAGGAAATTGAGGGATATATTTCTCATTCCTTTATGCATGTCTCCAACAAGTTCCACCATAGCCCATTTCCCAAAAATTCCAGCTAAGTTTCTCGGAAAACTGCTTTCAAACAATTTCCCTTCGttcagaaatatgaatttatttagcCCAGCATCTGCAGAGACTATCGTCGGCTCCCCAAACAAGTTAGACTTGTAGATTTTTCCATACCTGCGgcatatatatatcattaaactAAAACAGTCAGTTAATGCCATGATTAGATTGACGTCTAAAGTCTCTCtagttcaatttttaatttaccttGCCATGCGATTTTCCATGAATTCGCCTACTGATGTAGCCGAGTGACGCTTATAATAAGCAATGGTTTCTCCAATCAAAGGCCACCCCATCTTGCCCGGAGGAAGATTAAATCTGGTTTTCTTTCTGTTGATTACAGTGAAGATAATAAGAAGAGTCAAGATGGATgataaaagtaagaaaatatgGTCTG from Mangifera indica cultivar Alphonso chromosome 16, CATAS_Mindica_2.1, whole genome shotgun sequence includes the following:
- the LOC123199643 gene encoding cytochrome P450 90B1-like isoform X1, giving the protein MGKERESQPLSMSDSDHIFLLLSSILTLLIIFTVINRKKTRFNLPPGKMGWPLIGETIAYYKRHSATSVGEFMENRMARYGKIYKSNLFGEPTIVSADAGLNKFIFLNEGKLFESSFPRNLAGIFGKWAMVELVGDMHKGMRNISLNFLTHTMLRTRLLREVEKNTFLVLNAWKDNSVFSAQDEAKRFTFNIMAKHTMSMDPGKPETELLRREYLTFMKGVVSAPLNLPGCAYRKALQSRSTVLKFIEKEMKERIRKMKDGAEDMEEEDVLGWVLKHSNLSTEQILDFVLGLLFVGYETSSVTLALSIYFLQSCPAAIKQLQEEHLEIARAKKRSGEMELNWEDYKKMEFSQCVVSETLRLGNVVRYLHRRALKNVQYKGYDIPSGWKVLPVLTAMHLDSSLFDHPQHFNPWRWQQNSESRGATSNYFMPFGAGPRHCPGSELARVEMAVFIHHLVLNYHWELAEPDQAFALPFVEFPKGLPIRVKHQPLI
- the LOC123199643 gene encoding cytochrome P450 90B1-like isoform X2; this encodes MGKERESQPLSIKKTRFNLPPGKMGWPLIGETIAYYKRHSATSVGEFMENRMARYGKIYKSNLFGEPTIVSADAGLNKFIFLNEGKLFESSFPRNLAGIFGKWAMVELVGDMHKGMRNISLNFLTHTMLRTRLLREVEKNTFLVLNAWKDNSVFSAQDEAKRFTFNIMAKHTMSMDPGKPETELLRREYLTFMKGVVSAPLNLPGCAYRKALQSRSTVLKFIEKEMKERIRKMKDGAEDMEEEDVLGWVLKHSNLSTEQILDFVLGLLFVGYETSSVTLALSIYFLQSCPAAIKQLQEEHLEIARAKKRSGEMELNWEDYKKMEFSQCVVSETLRLGNVVRYLHRRALKNVQYKGYDIPSGWKVLPVLTAMHLDSSLFDHPQHFNPWRWQQNSESRGATSNYFMPFGAGPRHCPGSELARVEMAVFIHHLVLNYHWELAEPDQAFALPFVEFPKGLPIRVKHQPLI